The following coding sequences are from one Saprospiraceae bacterium window:
- a CDS encoding aminotransferase class V-fold PLP-dependent enzyme — MIRRKAIGLLGSSMLLTPSGVLQAMESSLLQERRNLEQISAFASDSNDDDFWSQIRMAYPISPNLINLNNGGVAPSPRVVQEALDFYNRLCNEAPSYYMWRILDSGREPMRARMAQIAACDTEELAFVRNSSEALETVIFGLPLKAGDEVILTKQDYPNMINAWKQREKRDGIVLKWVHLNLPLEDDDVILKAYQEQITTRTKILHVTHVINWVGQVLPARKLADLAHRHQAEILLDAAHSFAHLPYAIRDLDCDYFGTSLHKWLSAPIGSGLLYIRKDRISKVFPLLAAADPMSGDIRKFEALGTRSFAIEQAIQQSMDFYQMIGSERKFARLCALKERWIDQVKSHAKVKLWTPLSRQYSGAIASLAVQGKKSAELSDYLYNKYKIHTVSIVWEDIECVRITPNVYHTMAEMDLLAKAILEFANS; from the coding sequence ATGATACGACGTAAAGCAATCGGATTATTAGGATCCTCTATGCTCTTAACTCCTTCGGGTGTACTGCAAGCCATGGAATCGAGCTTGTTGCAGGAACGACGCAATTTGGAGCAAATCAGTGCATTTGCATCCGATTCGAATGACGACGATTTTTGGTCCCAAATTCGGATGGCTTATCCGATTTCTCCAAACTTGATCAATCTCAATAATGGCGGTGTAGCTCCTTCACCTAGGGTAGTACAGGAAGCTTTAGATTTTTACAATCGCCTTTGCAATGAAGCACCATCCTATTACATGTGGAGGATATTGGATTCTGGTAGAGAGCCTATGCGGGCCAGGATGGCACAAATCGCTGCTTGTGACACTGAAGAGCTGGCTTTTGTACGCAACAGCTCCGAGGCTCTTGAAACGGTAATTTTTGGCCTACCACTTAAAGCCGGTGATGAGGTCATCTTGACAAAACAAGATTATCCCAACATGATCAACGCCTGGAAACAGCGCGAAAAAAGAGATGGGATAGTTTTAAAATGGGTTCATCTCAATCTGCCCTTAGAAGATGATGATGTCATTCTAAAGGCCTATCAAGAGCAAATTACAACGCGTACAAAAATACTCCACGTCACCCATGTCATCAATTGGGTGGGACAGGTGTTGCCGGCCAGAAAATTGGCCGATTTGGCTCATCGACACCAAGCTGAGATCTTACTGGATGCAGCACATAGTTTTGCTCATCTGCCATATGCGATCAGAGATCTCGACTGTGACTATTTCGGGACTAGTCTGCATAAATGGTTGAGCGCTCCCATCGGTTCTGGCTTGCTCTATATCAGGAAAGATCGCATTTCAAAAGTGTTCCCGTTATTGGCAGCAGCGGATCCAATGAGCGGCGATATCCGAAAATTTGAAGCATTGGGTACACGCTCATTTGCTATAGAACAAGCGATTCAACAATCCATGGATTTTTACCAAATGATAGGAAGCGAGCGAAAATTTGCGAGATTATGTGCCTTAAAAGAAAGATGGATCGATCAGGTAAAATCTCATGCGAAAGTAAAGCTTTGGACACCGCTCAGCAGGCAGTATTCAGGAGCGATAGCGAGCTTGGCGGTTCAAGGTAAGAAATCAGCAGAATTAAGCGATTATCTATACAATAAATACAAAATACATACAGTTTCCATCGTTTGGGAAGATATAGAATGCGTTCGTATCACGCCCAATGTTTATCACACCATGGCAGAGATGGACTTGCTCGCTAAAGCCATATTGGAGTTTGCCAATTCCTGA
- a CDS encoding TerC/Alx family metal homeostasis membrane protein, protein MIYWLVYLIVLALAVFLDYKFFASSQNQSTFRKALQSISFWGLITLSTVIFIFIAYEHDLFQSFFSHDTEFGGWQAVGYFITGYLVEQSLSIDNIFVIAFLLSYFKVPQRNQASLLSIGIWTAIILRGILIIAGIWLIQTIDWMVFVLGILLIISGIKIYQSDPENPDDPAKSWIIRLVRRLFPVTKGYFGSRFVVRRMGKLAVTPLFLTLVAIEFTDILFALDSIPAIFAITTDPFLVLSSNILAVANLRALYTILSRMLEKLEYIHYALAILLVLIGIKIIVGHYVNVPEWISFGMIVLCIGGGALYSLWRTSSEKED, encoded by the coding sequence ATGATCTACTGGTTGGTGTATCTTATAGTGCTAGCTCTGGCAGTCTTTCTCGATTACAAATTTTTTGCCTCCTCTCAGAATCAAAGCACTTTTCGGAAAGCATTACAATCGATTAGCTTCTGGGGATTGATCACTTTGAGTACTGTGATATTTATTTTTATTGCTTATGAGCACGACCTGTTTCAATCATTTTTTTCTCATGACACGGAGTTTGGTGGTTGGCAGGCAGTGGGGTATTTTATCACGGGATATTTGGTGGAGCAGTCACTCAGTATTGACAATATCTTTGTTATCGCTTTTCTCTTGAGTTATTTCAAGGTGCCACAACGCAATCAGGCCAGCTTGTTATCCATAGGTATTTGGACGGCAATCATCCTCAGAGGCATACTGATCATAGCCGGAATTTGGTTGATCCAAACGATTGATTGGATGGTGTTTGTTTTGGGCATTTTATTGATCATTTCAGGTATCAAAATTTACCAGTCAGACCCGGAAAATCCCGATGATCCCGCCAAGAGCTGGATCATCAGACTGGTGAGACGATTGTTCCCTGTAACCAAGGGTTATTTCGGTTCGAGGTTTGTTGTTCGTCGCATGGGTAAATTGGCTGTGACACCTTTGTTTCTAACCCTTGTCGCGATAGAATTTACGGATATTCTCTTTGCTCTAGATTCTATCCCTGCCATTTTTGCGATCACCACAGATCCTTTCTTGGTATTGTCTTCCAATATTCTGGCAGTAGCCAACTTAAGAGCGCTGTACACCATTTTGTCGAGGATGCTGGAGAAGTTAGAATACATCCACTATGCACTGGCAATACTGTTGGTCCTAATTGGTATAAAAATAATTGTAGGACATTATGTAAATGTACCGGAGTGGATCAGCTTTGGAATGATTGTCCTCTGTATCGGAGGCGGTGCATTGTATTCCCTGTGGAGGACCAGTTCAGAAAAAGAAGATTGA
- a CDS encoding Sua5/YciO/YrdC/YwlC family protein, protein MNLSQSSLSFSEEILHIADCVRAGKVILYPTDTIWGIGGSISIPAVSQKIFDIKGRPPSKSFILLVNDVTMLSRYIHPIPPKIENILSVTSRPITVIYPYPINLPSHCLADDGSVAIRICADNFCKELIQELDECIISTSANVSGKPFPRFFGEVSSDVLSSVDCIVKHRQWDKAIGEPSTLIKYGKDDSIEFLR, encoded by the coding sequence ATGAACCTCTCCCAATCCTCCCTGTCCTTTTCTGAAGAAATATTGCATATAGCTGATTGCGTGCGTGCGGGCAAAGTCATCCTTTACCCCACGGATACGATCTGGGGTATCGGCGGATCAATCTCTATACCTGCCGTGAGTCAAAAAATATTTGATATCAAAGGAAGACCGCCATCCAAGAGTTTTATCTTGCTCGTCAATGATGTGACTATGTTATCGAGATATATCCATCCGATTCCACCAAAAATAGAGAACATACTCTCGGTGACCAGCAGACCCATTACGGTCATTTATCCCTATCCTATAAATCTACCTTCACATTGTCTTGCAGACGACGGGAGTGTGGCGATAAGGATTTGTGCGGACAACTTCTGCAAGGAGTTGATCCAAGAATTAGATGAATGTATCATTTCTACTTCGGCGAATGTATCAGGGAAGCCTTTCCCCAGATTTTTTGGAGAGGTGTCAAGTGATGTTCTAAGTTCGGTGGATTGTATTGTCAAGCACCGGCAGTGGGACAAAGCGATCGGAGAACCCAGTACGCTGATTAAATATGGCAAGGATGATTCAATTGAATTTCTGAGGTGA
- a CDS encoding glucose-1-phosphate thymidylyltransferase, with protein sequence MSYYLIDPTETQQLWPISRTRPVAEILLGILTIRQKWEKYLVAAVSHICKPPLSLHYNENTGPSEHIFIAGNLLPDDILASKIRELKVGQGLHAKGRLLAAHLPSFDRESEFHLNMPGISTMLECDSAVFLDQLWQIFQFTDRELRKDFNLLTSGNKSASLSSTNTILGEQLYCAENVNAECAIINTRTGPVFLDSGVEIMEGAMLRGPIYLGKNSQVKLGAKIYGASSFGPECRLGGEINNSVVLGYSNKGHDGFLGNAVVGEWCNIGADSNNSNLKNNYEEVKIWSYVQEKFVRTGSQFCGLIMGDHAKCGINTMFNTGTVVGVGANVFGEGFPRQFIPDFAWGGASGFSTFQAAKFFVTAENMMSRRHKSLAETEREILELIFRETEKYRSWERIA encoded by the coding sequence ATGTCGTATTATTTGATCGATCCCACAGAAACCCAACAACTATGGCCTATCAGTAGAACGAGACCGGTTGCTGAAATCCTGCTCGGAATTCTCACAATCCGTCAGAAATGGGAGAAATACCTAGTGGCTGCTGTAAGTCATATCTGCAAGCCTCCTTTGTCGTTGCATTATAACGAAAACACCGGACCTTCTGAACACATTTTTATCGCAGGCAATCTCTTGCCTGACGACATATTGGCAAGTAAGATCAGGGAGTTGAAGGTCGGACAAGGCTTACATGCAAAAGGAAGGTTGTTGGCTGCACATTTACCAAGCTTTGACAGAGAGTCAGAATTTCACCTCAATATGCCTGGCATTTCGACGATGCTGGAGTGCGATTCGGCAGTTTTTTTAGATCAGCTCTGGCAGATTTTTCAATTTACCGACCGCGAACTTCGCAAAGATTTTAACTTGCTTACCTCGGGAAACAAGTCAGCATCACTGAGTTCAACGAACACCATTCTTGGCGAACAGCTGTACTGTGCAGAAAACGTAAATGCGGAATGTGCCATCATTAATACCAGGACAGGTCCTGTGTTTCTGGATAGTGGTGTTGAAATCATGGAAGGGGCAATGCTGAGAGGTCCAATTTATCTTGGGAAGAATTCTCAGGTCAAATTGGGTGCAAAAATTTATGGTGCAAGTTCCTTTGGGCCCGAATGTCGGTTGGGTGGTGAAATCAATAATTCTGTGGTTTTGGGCTACAGTAATAAAGGGCACGATGGTTTCCTTGGAAACGCTGTAGTAGGGGAGTGGTGCAATATTGGGGCGGATAGCAATAATTCCAATCTGAAAAACAACTACGAAGAAGTCAAAATTTGGTCCTATGTCCAGGAGAAATTTGTGAGGACAGGGAGCCAGTTTTGTGGCTTGATCATGGGAGATCACGCAAAATGTGGCATCAACACCATGTTTAATACAGGCACTGTAGTCGGTGTAGGTGCCAATGTTTTTGGTGAAGGCTTTCCAAGGCAGTTTATTCCTGATTTTGCTTGGGGTGGCGCTTCGGGTTTTAGCACCTTTCAAGCTGCCAAGTTTTTCGTGACTGCAGAAAACATGATGTCCAGAAGACACAAAAGTCTAGCGGAAACTGAACGAGAAATACTTGAACTGATCTTTAGAGAGACAGAAAAATATCGCAGCTGGGAGCGCATCGCATGA
- a CDS encoding gliding motility-associated C-terminal domain-containing protein translates to MQFFFVIWLNNPVLRKKLLLAAVHLLLVLGIGQAKHIIGGEFYYQVVSVDTVKKITKYLFTMKVYRDPNSLGADFDDPAIIGIFTKNSNNVYSYLNRLEVRLKSHRNLDAVIDSCYVVPPNIEVEEGIYQFEMNLPIISNSYVLSYQRCCRNETITNIIKPGDTGAAYEIEITPEAQRLYNNSPQFVNFPPIVICSNQPIDFDHFASDIEGDSMVYEFCAPLTAGGTKGSSTLDGGRATDCDGVTPDPAGCPPPFKTVSFRNPIYTYNQPMGGNPVVAIDSKTGKITGTPTVQGQFVVGVCAKEYRNGQLLSVIRRDFQFNVTYCQSAVSALITSDSVNISNQEFVINSCGTNTVKFFNQSTLEKNIKSYLWEFDIKGNKEIQTGKDAEFDFPGQGQYSGLMIINKGTRCSDTAKLSVRIYPAIDADFDYSYDTCYANPVIFKDKSYTGSKQMESWNWSLESGVNASTKDVNHIFRKPGTKSVTLQVKDINGCVDSRTKTFDYYPVPALIVVDPTTTEGCQPVTVFFDNLSYPIDSTYDILWDFGDGSTSTEISPKHTFNSIGTFNVKLNIRSPIGCETQKDFPSWIQVKQSPIAGFSYTPDELNSLHKTIQVVDESKFASQIDYFINGKRIFDGSNPRYTFRDTGIYLLRQIVTHSNACADTLDQYLDIEPFISYFLPNAFTPNGDGNNDDYFGKGYFDGMSSFMLSIWDRWGSQLFKTEDPYIVWRGTFGESDKQVPDGVYVYRYQYRTPRGLWVEKQGTVTLLR, encoded by the coding sequence ATGCAGTTTTTTTTCGTTATTTGGCTGAATAATCCGGTTTTGAGAAAGAAACTATTGCTCGCAGCGGTTCATCTTTTGCTTGTCCTTGGAATAGGACAGGCCAAACACATAATTGGGGGTGAATTTTATTATCAGGTTGTCAGTGTGGATACAGTCAAAAAGATAACGAAATACCTGTTTACGATGAAAGTTTACCGCGACCCTAATAGTCTTGGTGCTGACTTTGACGATCCTGCAATCATCGGTATATTCACCAAAAACAGTAATAACGTTTATAGCTATTTGAACAGGCTGGAGGTAAGATTGAAATCCCACCGCAATCTGGATGCTGTGATTGACTCTTGTTACGTAGTACCACCCAACATTGAAGTAGAAGAGGGGATTTATCAATTTGAGATGAACCTACCCATCATCAGTAATTCTTATGTTCTCTCATATCAGAGATGCTGTCGCAATGAGACGATCACCAATATCATTAAACCAGGGGATACGGGAGCTGCTTATGAGATTGAGATTACTCCTGAGGCACAGCGTTTATATAATAATAGCCCTCAGTTCGTTAATTTTCCTCCAATAGTGATATGTTCAAACCAGCCGATTGACTTTGATCATTTTGCTTCTGATATAGAAGGTGATAGTATGGTCTATGAGTTTTGTGCTCCGCTCACTGCCGGAGGTACCAAAGGTTCAAGTACTTTGGACGGCGGCAGAGCCACAGATTGTGATGGCGTCACCCCGGATCCCGCGGGTTGCCCTCCACCTTTCAAAACAGTAAGCTTTAGAAATCCGATATACACTTATAATCAGCCCATGGGAGGAAATCCGGTTGTAGCCATTGACAGCAAAACCGGAAAAATCACCGGGACACCAACAGTTCAAGGGCAATTCGTGGTAGGGGTATGTGCCAAAGAATATCGCAATGGGCAACTGCTGTCGGTGATTCGAAGGGATTTTCAGTTCAACGTAACCTACTGTCAGTCTGCCGTGAGCGCGCTGATCACCTCTGATTCTGTCAATATATCTAACCAGGAATTCGTTATCAATAGTTGCGGAACCAACACTGTGAAGTTTTTCAATCAATCGACCCTGGAAAAGAACATAAAAAGCTATCTATGGGAGTTCGATATCAAGGGTAATAAGGAAATCCAGACTGGTAAAGATGCTGAGTTTGACTTTCCCGGACAAGGGCAATACTCAGGTCTCATGATCATCAACAAGGGGACGAGATGTTCTGATACAGCAAAATTATCGGTGCGCATATATCCTGCTATAGATGCTGATTTTGATTACAGTTATGACACTTGTTATGCCAATCCGGTTATCTTCAAAGACAAATCATATACAGGTAGCAAGCAAATGGAGTCTTGGAATTGGAGTTTGGAAAGTGGGGTGAATGCTTCAACCAAAGACGTCAACCATATTTTCCGAAAACCCGGTACAAAGTCGGTCACCCTGCAGGTAAAAGATATCAATGGCTGCGTCGATTCACGGACCAAGACATTTGATTATTATCCTGTGCCTGCTTTGATCGTAGTTGATCCTACTACAACGGAGGGATGCCAGCCGGTCACAGTATTTTTTGATAACTTGTCTTATCCTATAGATAGTACTTATGACATCCTTTGGGATTTTGGTGATGGTAGTACAAGTACTGAAATATCGCCCAAGCACACCTTTAATTCAATCGGAACTTTCAATGTCAAGTTGAACATCAGATCACCGATCGGATGTGAGACTCAAAAAGATTTTCCTTCCTGGATTCAGGTTAAGCAGTCTCCGATTGCAGGATTTAGTTATACACCTGACGAATTGAATTCCCTACATAAAACGATTCAAGTAGTGGATGAATCTAAGTTTGCTTCACAGATTGATTATTTTATCAATGGGAAGCGGATATTTGACGGCAGCAATCCGAGATATACCTTTAGGGATACCGGTATCTATCTTCTGCGACAGATTGTGACACACAGCAATGCATGTGCGGATACGCTGGATCAGTACCTCGATATTGAACCCTTTATTTCATATTTTCTGCCCAATGCCTTTACCCCAAATGGTGATGGAAACAATGATGATTATTTTGGTAAGGGATATTTCGATGGTATGAGCAGTTTTATGCTTTCTATCTGGGATAGATGGGGCAGTCAATTGTTTAAGACTGAAGACCCTTATATAGTTTGGAGGGGTACATTTGGTGAAAGCGACAAGCAAGTGCCTGATGGAGTGTACGTCTACCGTTACCAATACAGAACTCCGAGAGGCCTCTGGGTAGAAAAACAAGGCACAGTTACTTTATTGAGATAG
- the rplS gene encoding 50S ribosomal protein L19, with the protein MDLIKYVQEQLLDVSNIPAFSSGDTIIVSYKIIEGNKERIQDFRGDVISISGQGKAKSFTVRKVSSGVGVERIFPFSCQNIVEIKVVKKGHVRRAKLFYLRNLSGKKAKIKESTASTKAE; encoded by the coding sequence ATGGATCTTATCAAATACGTACAGGAACAGTTGCTCGATGTGAGTAATATACCAGCATTCTCTTCAGGAGATACAATTATTGTAAGCTACAAAATCATCGAAGGAAACAAAGAAAGAATCCAGGATTTTCGTGGTGACGTGATCAGCATCAGCGGTCAGGGAAAAGCTAAGTCTTTCACCGTTCGCAAAGTGTCAAGTGGTGTTGGTGTGGAGAGGATATTTCCATTCTCTTGTCAGAATATCGTGGAGATCAAAGTGGTAAAGAAAGGTCACGTGCGCAGAGCAAAGCTTTTCTATCTTCGCAACCTTTCCGGTAAAAAGGCTAAAATCAAAGAGTCTACTGCATCGACCAAAGCGGAATAA